The following are from one region of the Brienomyrus brachyistius isolate T26 chromosome 13, BBRACH_0.4, whole genome shotgun sequence genome:
- the tub gene encoding tubby protein homolog isoform X2 produces MMDGVNGNRNMSYSRWSYDSTLDDESSTMRQQKLDRQRVLLEQKQKKKRQEPLMVQANVDGRSRARRTRQSEEQAPLVESYLSGNSGAIYHVQEAEQEEEKEVAEPPQAPRSGKKAKGASSTPQTSSGKKEKRGKHKGIDGPAGLQDEAQDPSGQVQILTVAEEVGSDGVSGGQQQGKQDLRVSMLKKGISSSMNFDEEEDDEEEDSSSSCQLNSNTRPGSTTSKKSGKEAASALTPPTIEPAIDVDDLEEFTLRPAPQGVTVKCRITRDKKGMDRGMYPTYYLHLEREDGKKVFLLAGRKRKKSKTSNYLISIDPTDLSRGGESFIGKLRSNLMGTKFTVYDNGLNPTKSTSSLEASNLRQELAAICYETNVLGFKGPRKMSIIIPGMNMENERVSIRPRNDHESLLARWQSKSTESIIELHNKTPVWNDDTQSYVLNFHGRVTQASVKNFQIIHDNDPDYIVMQFGRVAEDVFTMDYNYPMCALQAFAIALSSFDSKLACE; encoded by the exons CGAGTCCTGCTGGAGCAGAAGCAGAAGAAGAAGCGGCAGGAACCCCTAATGGTGCAGGCTAATGTAGATGGGCGCTCGCGTGCCCGCAGGACCAGGCAGTCGGAGGAGCAGGCGCCGCTCGTGGAGTCCTACCTCAGCGGCAACAGCGGCGCCATTTACCACG TGCAAGAGGCCGaacaggaggaggagaaggaggtggCGGAGCCCCCCCAGGCCCCCCGCTCGGGCAAAAAAGCCAAGGGCGCCTCATCCACCCCCCAAACCAGCAGTGGCAAAAAGGAGAAACGGGGAAAGCACAAAG GAATCGATGGCCCGGCGGGTCTCCAGGACGAGGCCCAGGACCCCAGCGGTCAGGTCCAGATTCTGACGGTGGCAGAAGAGGTGGGGAGCGACGGCGTGAGCGGCGGCCAGCAGCAGGGCAAGCAGGACCTCCGGGTCAGCATGCTGAAGAAAG GCATTTCCAGTAGCATGAATTTTGACGAAGAGGAGGATGACGAGGAAGAAGATAGTTCCAGTTCTTGTCAGCTCAACAGTAACACGAGGCCTGGCTCAACCACAAGCAAGAAGTCAGGAAAG GAAGCGGCCTCTGCCCTCACTCCACCGACCATCGAGCCTGCCATCGACGTGGATGACCTGGAGGAGTTCACTCTGAGGCCTGCACCTCAGGGGGTGACTGTAAAGTGTAGGATCACGCGTGACAAGAAGGGCATGGACCGGGGAATGTACCCCACCTACTACCTCCACCTGGAAAGAGAAGACGGGAAGAAG GTGTTCCTATTGGCGGGaaggaagaggaagaagagcAAGACGTCAAATTACCTCATCTCCATCGACCCAACCGATCTCTCTCGAGGTGGGGAGAGTTTCATTGGGAAACTGAG GTCAAACTTAATGGGAACAAAGTTTACGGTCTACGACAATGGATTGAATCCCACGAAGAGCACTTCCAGCTTGGAGGCCAGCAACCTGCGGCAGGAATTAGCAGCTATCTGCTAC GAAACCAATGTTTTAGGTTTCAAAGGACCTCGAAAAATGAGCATCATAATTCCTGGAATGAACATGGAAAATGAGAGGGTGTCCATAAGGCCCCGAAAT GACCATGAGTCCCTGCTGGCCCGGTggcagagcaagagcacagagAGCATCATCGAGCTACACAACAAGACGCCTGTGTGGAACGATGACACGCAGTCCTATGTGCTCAACTTCCATGGCAGGGTCACTCAGGCCTCCGTCAAAAACTTCCAGATCATCCACGATAACGACC CGGACTACATCGTGATGCAGTTTGGTCGAGTGGCAGAAGACGTCTTTACCATGGACTACAACTACCCAATGTGTGCCCTGCAGGCCTTCGCTATTGCCCTCTCCAGCTTTGACAGCAAGCTGGCCTGCGAGTAG
- the tub gene encoding tubby protein homolog isoform X3, with translation MSHHEHWVTTLMTDNGLSTLDDESSTMRQQKLDRQRVLLEQKQKKKRQEPLMVQANVDGRSRARRTRQSEEQAPLVESYLSGNSGAIYHVQEAEQEEEKEVAEPPQAPRSGKKAKGASSTPQTSSGKKEKRGKHKGIDGPAGLQDEAQDPSGQVQILTVAEEVGSDGVSGGQQQGKQDLRVSMLKKGISSSMNFDEEEDDEEEDSSSSCQLNSNTRPGSTTSKKSGKEAASALTPPTIEPAIDVDDLEEFTLRPAPQGVTVKCRITRDKKGMDRGMYPTYYLHLEREDGKKVFLLAGRKRKKSKTSNYLISIDPTDLSRGGESFIGKLRSNLMGTKFTVYDNGLNPTKSTSSLEASNLRQELAAICYETNVLGFKGPRKMSIIIPGMNMENERVSIRPRNDHESLLARWQSKSTESIIELHNKTPVWNDDTQSYVLNFHGRVTQASVKNFQIIHDNDPDYIVMQFGRVAEDVFTMDYNYPMCALQAFAIALSSFDSKLACE, from the exons CGAGTCCTGCTGGAGCAGAAGCAGAAGAAGAAGCGGCAGGAACCCCTAATGGTGCAGGCTAATGTAGATGGGCGCTCGCGTGCCCGCAGGACCAGGCAGTCGGAGGAGCAGGCGCCGCTCGTGGAGTCCTACCTCAGCGGCAACAGCGGCGCCATTTACCACG TGCAAGAGGCCGaacaggaggaggagaaggaggtggCGGAGCCCCCCCAGGCCCCCCGCTCGGGCAAAAAAGCCAAGGGCGCCTCATCCACCCCCCAAACCAGCAGTGGCAAAAAGGAGAAACGGGGAAAGCACAAAG GAATCGATGGCCCGGCGGGTCTCCAGGACGAGGCCCAGGACCCCAGCGGTCAGGTCCAGATTCTGACGGTGGCAGAAGAGGTGGGGAGCGACGGCGTGAGCGGCGGCCAGCAGCAGGGCAAGCAGGACCTCCGGGTCAGCATGCTGAAGAAAG GCATTTCCAGTAGCATGAATTTTGACGAAGAGGAGGATGACGAGGAAGAAGATAGTTCCAGTTCTTGTCAGCTCAACAGTAACACGAGGCCTGGCTCAACCACAAGCAAGAAGTCAGGAAAG GAAGCGGCCTCTGCCCTCACTCCACCGACCATCGAGCCTGCCATCGACGTGGATGACCTGGAGGAGTTCACTCTGAGGCCTGCACCTCAGGGGGTGACTGTAAAGTGTAGGATCACGCGTGACAAGAAGGGCATGGACCGGGGAATGTACCCCACCTACTACCTCCACCTGGAAAGAGAAGACGGGAAGAAG GTGTTCCTATTGGCGGGaaggaagaggaagaagagcAAGACGTCAAATTACCTCATCTCCATCGACCCAACCGATCTCTCTCGAGGTGGGGAGAGTTTCATTGGGAAACTGAG GTCAAACTTAATGGGAACAAAGTTTACGGTCTACGACAATGGATTGAATCCCACGAAGAGCACTTCCAGCTTGGAGGCCAGCAACCTGCGGCAGGAATTAGCAGCTATCTGCTAC GAAACCAATGTTTTAGGTTTCAAAGGACCTCGAAAAATGAGCATCATAATTCCTGGAATGAACATGGAAAATGAGAGGGTGTCCATAAGGCCCCGAAAT GACCATGAGTCCCTGCTGGCCCGGTggcagagcaagagcacagagAGCATCATCGAGCTACACAACAAGACGCCTGTGTGGAACGATGACACGCAGTCCTATGTGCTCAACTTCCATGGCAGGGTCACTCAGGCCTCCGTCAAAAACTTCCAGATCATCCACGATAACGACC CGGACTACATCGTGATGCAGTTTGGTCGAGTGGCAGAAGACGTCTTTACCATGGACTACAACTACCCAATGTGTGCCCTGCAGGCCTTCGCTATTGCCCTCTCCAGCTTTGACAGCAAGCTGGCCTGCGAGTAG
- the tub gene encoding tubby protein homolog isoform X4, whose protein sequence is MSSKLHSDWIPYSTLDDESSTMRQQKLDRQRVLLEQKQKKKRQEPLMVQANVDGRSRARRTRQSEEQAPLVESYLSGNSGAIYHVQEAEQEEEKEVAEPPQAPRSGKKAKGASSTPQTSSGKKEKRGKHKGIDGPAGLQDEAQDPSGQVQILTVAEEVGSDGVSGGQQQGKQDLRVSMLKKGISSSMNFDEEEDDEEEDSSSSCQLNSNTRPGSTTSKKSGKEAASALTPPTIEPAIDVDDLEEFTLRPAPQGVTVKCRITRDKKGMDRGMYPTYYLHLEREDGKKVFLLAGRKRKKSKTSNYLISIDPTDLSRGGESFIGKLRSNLMGTKFTVYDNGLNPTKSTSSLEASNLRQELAAICYETNVLGFKGPRKMSIIIPGMNMENERVSIRPRNDHESLLARWQSKSTESIIELHNKTPVWNDDTQSYVLNFHGRVTQASVKNFQIIHDNDPDYIVMQFGRVAEDVFTMDYNYPMCALQAFAIALSSFDSKLACE, encoded by the exons CGAGTCCTGCTGGAGCAGAAGCAGAAGAAGAAGCGGCAGGAACCCCTAATGGTGCAGGCTAATGTAGATGGGCGCTCGCGTGCCCGCAGGACCAGGCAGTCGGAGGAGCAGGCGCCGCTCGTGGAGTCCTACCTCAGCGGCAACAGCGGCGCCATTTACCACG TGCAAGAGGCCGaacaggaggaggagaaggaggtggCGGAGCCCCCCCAGGCCCCCCGCTCGGGCAAAAAAGCCAAGGGCGCCTCATCCACCCCCCAAACCAGCAGTGGCAAAAAGGAGAAACGGGGAAAGCACAAAG GAATCGATGGCCCGGCGGGTCTCCAGGACGAGGCCCAGGACCCCAGCGGTCAGGTCCAGATTCTGACGGTGGCAGAAGAGGTGGGGAGCGACGGCGTGAGCGGCGGCCAGCAGCAGGGCAAGCAGGACCTCCGGGTCAGCATGCTGAAGAAAG GCATTTCCAGTAGCATGAATTTTGACGAAGAGGAGGATGACGAGGAAGAAGATAGTTCCAGTTCTTGTCAGCTCAACAGTAACACGAGGCCTGGCTCAACCACAAGCAAGAAGTCAGGAAAG GAAGCGGCCTCTGCCCTCACTCCACCGACCATCGAGCCTGCCATCGACGTGGATGACCTGGAGGAGTTCACTCTGAGGCCTGCACCTCAGGGGGTGACTGTAAAGTGTAGGATCACGCGTGACAAGAAGGGCATGGACCGGGGAATGTACCCCACCTACTACCTCCACCTGGAAAGAGAAGACGGGAAGAAG GTGTTCCTATTGGCGGGaaggaagaggaagaagagcAAGACGTCAAATTACCTCATCTCCATCGACCCAACCGATCTCTCTCGAGGTGGGGAGAGTTTCATTGGGAAACTGAG GTCAAACTTAATGGGAACAAAGTTTACGGTCTACGACAATGGATTGAATCCCACGAAGAGCACTTCCAGCTTGGAGGCCAGCAACCTGCGGCAGGAATTAGCAGCTATCTGCTAC GAAACCAATGTTTTAGGTTTCAAAGGACCTCGAAAAATGAGCATCATAATTCCTGGAATGAACATGGAAAATGAGAGGGTGTCCATAAGGCCCCGAAAT GACCATGAGTCCCTGCTGGCCCGGTggcagagcaagagcacagagAGCATCATCGAGCTACACAACAAGACGCCTGTGTGGAACGATGACACGCAGTCCTATGTGCTCAACTTCCATGGCAGGGTCACTCAGGCCTCCGTCAAAAACTTCCAGATCATCCACGATAACGACC CGGACTACATCGTGATGCAGTTTGGTCGAGTGGCAGAAGACGTCTTTACCATGGACTACAACTACCCAATGTGTGCCCTGCAGGCCTTCGCTATTGCCCTCTCCAGCTTTGACAGCAAGCTGGCCTGCGAGTAG
- the tub gene encoding tubby protein homolog isoform X5, with amino-acid sequence MVQANVDGRSRARRTRQSEEQAPLVESYLSGNSGAIYHVQEAEQEEEKEVAEPPQAPRSGKKAKGASSTPQTSSGKKEKRGKHKGIDGPAGLQDEAQDPSGQVQILTVAEEVGSDGVSGGQQQGKQDLRVSMLKKGISSSMNFDEEEDDEEEDSSSSCQLNSNTRPGSTTSKKSGKEAASALTPPTIEPAIDVDDLEEFTLRPAPQGVTVKCRITRDKKGMDRGMYPTYYLHLEREDGKKVFLLAGRKRKKSKTSNYLISIDPTDLSRGGESFIGKLRSNLMGTKFTVYDNGLNPTKSTSSLEASNLRQELAAICYETNVLGFKGPRKMSIIIPGMNMENERVSIRPRNDHESLLARWQSKSTESIIELHNKTPVWNDDTQSYVLNFHGRVTQASVKNFQIIHDNDPDYIVMQFGRVAEDVFTMDYNYPMCALQAFAIALSSFDSKLACE; translated from the exons ATGGTGCAGGCTAATGTAGATGGGCGCTCGCGTGCCCGCAGGACCAGGCAGTCGGAGGAGCAGGCGCCGCTCGTGGAGTCCTACCTCAGCGGCAACAGCGGCGCCATTTACCACG TGCAAGAGGCCGaacaggaggaggagaaggaggtggCGGAGCCCCCCCAGGCCCCCCGCTCGGGCAAAAAAGCCAAGGGCGCCTCATCCACCCCCCAAACCAGCAGTGGCAAAAAGGAGAAACGGGGAAAGCACAAAG GAATCGATGGCCCGGCGGGTCTCCAGGACGAGGCCCAGGACCCCAGCGGTCAGGTCCAGATTCTGACGGTGGCAGAAGAGGTGGGGAGCGACGGCGTGAGCGGCGGCCAGCAGCAGGGCAAGCAGGACCTCCGGGTCAGCATGCTGAAGAAAG GCATTTCCAGTAGCATGAATTTTGACGAAGAGGAGGATGACGAGGAAGAAGATAGTTCCAGTTCTTGTCAGCTCAACAGTAACACGAGGCCTGGCTCAACCACAAGCAAGAAGTCAGGAAAG GAAGCGGCCTCTGCCCTCACTCCACCGACCATCGAGCCTGCCATCGACGTGGATGACCTGGAGGAGTTCACTCTGAGGCCTGCACCTCAGGGGGTGACTGTAAAGTGTAGGATCACGCGTGACAAGAAGGGCATGGACCGGGGAATGTACCCCACCTACTACCTCCACCTGGAAAGAGAAGACGGGAAGAAG GTGTTCCTATTGGCGGGaaggaagaggaagaagagcAAGACGTCAAATTACCTCATCTCCATCGACCCAACCGATCTCTCTCGAGGTGGGGAGAGTTTCATTGGGAAACTGAG GTCAAACTTAATGGGAACAAAGTTTACGGTCTACGACAATGGATTGAATCCCACGAAGAGCACTTCCAGCTTGGAGGCCAGCAACCTGCGGCAGGAATTAGCAGCTATCTGCTAC GAAACCAATGTTTTAGGTTTCAAAGGACCTCGAAAAATGAGCATCATAATTCCTGGAATGAACATGGAAAATGAGAGGGTGTCCATAAGGCCCCGAAAT GACCATGAGTCCCTGCTGGCCCGGTggcagagcaagagcacagagAGCATCATCGAGCTACACAACAAGACGCCTGTGTGGAACGATGACACGCAGTCCTATGTGCTCAACTTCCATGGCAGGGTCACTCAGGCCTCCGTCAAAAACTTCCAGATCATCCACGATAACGACC CGGACTACATCGTGATGCAGTTTGGTCGAGTGGCAGAAGACGTCTTTACCATGGACTACAACTACCCAATGTGTGCCCTGCAGGCCTTCGCTATTGCCCTCTCCAGCTTTGACAGCAAGCTGGCCTGCGAGTAG